A genomic window from Sulfurimonas paralvinellae includes:
- a CDS encoding pilus assembly FimT family protein yields the protein MKKAFTLLELVFVIVVIGILAALILPRTKTNPVQEAAVQVLSHIRYTQHLALVDDKYNDSDANWYMGRWQIVFGNNNNFANNKPAYTIFADSGAYSGDPKESEVAVDPQNPNLIMTGGYNNTVALDYNNAGFKGMKELNLGEKYGITNISFSGGCNIGMRISFDYLGRPFTGDQSTMTGPYSAATQRLITSDCNISLTDGTETATVQISPETGYAKVIF from the coding sequence ATGAAAAAAGCATTTACACTATTAGAGTTAGTTTTTGTCATTGTTGTCATCGGTATTTTAGCGGCATTGATTCTACCGCGTACAAAGACTAATCCGGTTCAAGAAGCGGCGGTTCAAGTCTTGTCACATATCCGATATACACAGCATCTTGCTCTTGTTGATGACAAATATAATGATAGTGATGCTAATTGGTATATGGGGAGATGGCAAATAGTTTTTGGAAATAATAATAACTTTGCCAACAATAAACCTGCATATACAATTTTTGCAGATTCAGGAGCATATAGTGGAGATCCTAAAGAGTCTGAAGTTGCAGTAGACCCTCAAAATCCAAATTTAATAATGACAGGTGGATATAATAATACAGTTGCATTAGATTATAATAATGCTGGTTTTAAGGGTATGAAAGAGTTGAATCTAGGTGAAAAATACGGTATTACAAATATTTCTTTCAGTGGTGGTTGTAATATTGGAATGAGAATTTCATTTGATTATTTAGGTAGACCATTTACAGGTGACCAATCAACAATGACAGGTCCATATAGTGCAGCAACACAAAGGCTTATAACATCAGATTGCAATATTTCATTAACAGATGGAACGGAAACAGCAACAGTACAAATTAGTCCGGAAACCGGCTATGCAAAAGTGATTTTCTAA
- a CDS encoding ComEA family DNA-binding protein, translating into MKILAIVVLVCSFVFGAVDINSANQSELMSLKGIGAKKAEAIVSYRKGHCFKKAEDLTAVKGIGSKFIAKNKANIKVGSCKK; encoded by the coding sequence ATGAAGATTTTAGCCATAGTTGTATTAGTATGTAGTTTTGTATTTGGAGCAGTTGATATTAACAGTGCAAATCAAAGTGAGTTGATGAGTTTAAAAGGTATCGGTGCTAAAAAAGCCGAAGCTATTGTATCGTACAGAAAAGGTCATTGTTTTAAAAAAGCAGAAGATTTGACAGCCGTTAAAGGTATTGGTTCGAAATTTATTGCAAAAAACAAAGCAAATATAAAAGTAGGTAGCTGCAAAAAGTAG
- a CDS encoding glucose-6-phosphate isomerase codes for MQYTHNFNPTISDEDIFSEIVREKEDIGYYNLPFQDTAPLKEYAKSVKQSNIVVIGIGGSTLGTYAIYKYLKHSRKLDKKLIFLETTDPIDIQSKIQSIDLQDTLFIVISKSGTTVETVSIFKYINSLVVCDKTNTVIVTENDSKLNRYAQINGMQVFEIPKNVGGRFSVFSAVGLLPLAIVGIDIDELLKGAKKLHDAFFIKKDDVQERLLKKARFLVEYKNSFNINVVFSYSSRLEGFNKWYIQLWGESLGKIDINNTRQGLTPIGIIGPIDQHSFLQLIIEGRRDKTVTVIKVENFDNDLKIPAITLEGLEELDYLNDLEFSSLIKSQADATIEAIQNLNDIPCDVITIDGVCESAIASLMYEYELLTSLCGKFMYINTYDQPGVESGKIILKKKLQS; via the coding sequence ATGCAATACACCCACAATTTTAATCCAACTATATCTGATGAAGATATCTTTAGTGAAATAGTCCGGGAAAAAGAAGATATTGGGTACTATAATCTTCCATTTCAAGATACTGCACCGTTGAAAGAGTATGCAAAAAGTGTTAAACAATCAAACATCGTTGTTATCGGTATAGGTGGAAGTACACTGGGAACATATGCTATCTACAAGTACCTAAAACATTCACGCAAGCTGGATAAAAAACTCATTTTTCTTGAGACGACAGACCCTATTGACATTCAATCAAAGATTCAGAGCATTGATCTTCAAGATACGCTTTTTATTGTCATCTCCAAATCCGGCACAACTGTTGAAACTGTTTCTATCTTTAAGTATATAAATTCACTTGTAGTATGCGATAAAACAAATACCGTCATCGTCACAGAAAATGATTCCAAACTCAACAGATATGCGCAGATAAATGGCATGCAAGTATTTGAGATACCTAAAAATGTAGGTGGGCGATTTTCTGTTTTTTCAGCAGTTGGACTGCTACCGCTTGCCATAGTCGGTATAGATATTGATGAACTTTTAAAAGGAGCGAAAAAACTGCATGATGCTTTTTTTATTAAAAAAGATGATGTACAAGAGAGACTTCTGAAAAAAGCCAGATTCTTAGTAGAGTACAAAAATAGTTTCAACATCAATGTCGTTTTTTCATACTCTTCCCGTCTAGAGGGTTTTAACAAATGGTACATTCAACTTTGGGGAGAAAGTCTCGGTAAAATAGATATAAATAACACAAGACAAGGTCTTACACCTATTGGCATCATAGGCCCAATAGACCAACACTCATTTCTTCAACTCATCATTGAAGGCAGACGTGATAAAACAGTAACCGTCATAAAAGTAGAAAACTTTGATAATGACTTGAAAATCCCTGCTATTACCTTAGAAGGTTTAGAAGAGTTAGACTATCTCAACGACTTGGAGTTTTCATCACTCATAAAAAGTCAGGCAGATGCAACCATAGAAGCCATTCAAAACCTAAATGATATTCCTTGTGATGTTATAACCATAGATGGAGTCTGTGAGAGTGCGATTGCATCACTTATGTATGAGTATGAACTTCTTACATCTCTATGCGGAAAGTTTATGTATATAAACACATATGACCAACCTGGAGTTGAAAGTGGTAAAATCATATTAAAAAAGAAATTACAATCATAA
- the galU gene encoding UTP--glucose-1-phosphate uridylyltransferase GalU, translated as MRTTITKCLFPAAGYGTRFLPATKAIPKEMLPVLTKPLLQYGVEEAIEAGLHTMAIVTGRGKRAIEDHFDISYELEHQIKGTAKEEYLTQIRNVINGCTFSYTRQIEMKGLGHAILTGETLIGEEPFAVILADDLCDNAERGVLSQMVELYKEYKCCIVAVEEIPKEDTNKYGVIAGEPFNDNLVRVYNMVEKPEPKDAPSNLAIIGRYILTPEIFDVLRETKPGKGGEIQITDALLQLAKEGQVLAYKFKGRRFDCGSVDGFVEATNYFYGKSGK; from the coding sequence GTGCGCACAACTATAACAAAATGTCTTTTCCCCGCAGCAGGATACGGGACACGCTTTCTTCCGGCTACAAAAGCCATACCAAAAGAGATGCTGCCGGTTCTTACAAAACCGCTTTTACAATACGGTGTAGAAGAAGCAATAGAAGCAGGACTGCATACCATGGCAATAGTGACAGGAAGAGGGAAACGAGCTATTGAAGATCATTTTGACATATCTTATGAACTCGAACATCAGATAAAAGGTACTGCAAAAGAAGAGTACCTCACGCAGATTCGAAATGTCATTAACGGCTGTACTTTTTCTTACACACGCCAAATAGAGATGAAGGGTTTGGGGCATGCTATACTAACAGGGGAAACGCTTATAGGTGAAGAGCCTTTTGCCGTTATACTTGCTGATGATTTGTGTGATAATGCTGAGAGAGGTGTACTTTCTCAAATGGTAGAACTTTACAAAGAATATAAATGCTGTATTGTTGCAGTAGAGGAGATACCCAAAGAAGATACTAATAAATATGGTGTTATAGCGGGTGAACCTTTCAATGATAATCTTGTAAGAGTTTATAATATGGTGGAAAAACCAGAACCAAAAGATGCACCTTCAAATCTTGCTATCATCGGCCGCTATATCTTAACACCGGAGATCTTTGATGTGCTGCGTGAGACAAAGCCTGGCAAAGGCGGAGAGATTCAAATAACTGATGCCTTGTTACAACTTGCAAAAGAGGGGCAAGTACTTGCGTATAAATTCAAAGGCAGACGTTTTGACTGTGGAAGTGTAGATGGTTTTGTAGAAGCTACGAACTATTTTTATGGCAAGAGTGGTAAATAA
- a CDS encoding STT3 domain-containing protein: protein MLNSASSDNKKTLIYILIAFTFSVAMRLIWVYQFADYAPFHYNGQFMINTNDGYIWAEGARDLLSGTDTNPDAKEYFDKFHQFNDLSPVTSAASQLTAFFAKILPFSFETIIFYLPVVLGSLVVVPIILIAKDLKNLEMGFIAALFASIAWSYYNRTMAGYYDTDMLNIVLPVFLLWSIIWAIDTKKDIFLLITAIDILIYRWWYPQSYSLEFSFFGLILAYTLIFDRKSGYSYKLLAIMMLAMMNIDGFIRLGIVLAVFYTFKQEKYDKYLFYILGAAVIGFLFSGGLEPIWLQLKGYVFRNNVSSETKGLGLHFFTVMQTVREAGKIPFETFANRISGSETVFVLSLFGYIYLLYKKPIMLFSLPLAGLGFLAYVGGLRFTIYAVPVLAFGIAFIITEIAQKFIEQIGVQGAQANRIRFLLMTILTLGILYPNYKHIEAYKVPTVFTADEVKVLDELGKKANRNDYVVSWWDYGYPIRFYADVKTLVDGGKHSGSVNFPVSFMLTQPQVEAAKMARLDVEYTEKTYTFQKEHKKEIQDKNLTIFSNIEQMTKDYGFTNTNEFLKSLNSDIKLPKKTRDVYFYLPFRMVNIYPTVTLFSNLNLMNGAQKKQPFFFVSRNFRDDGKRIQLGANIFLDKRNLMLTLGNKTVPIRRFVRTYYDKSMHLHKDVQLVNFTSDINVIYMSNYNTFLIVDENTYNSTYIQLMVLENYDKSLFEPVILSPSAKVYKLKI from the coding sequence TTGCTAAACAGTGCCTCGTCTGATAATAAAAAAACACTCATCTATATTCTTATTGCCTTTACTTTTTCCGTCGCTATGCGTCTTATCTGGGTTTACCAGTTCGCTGATTATGCACCGTTTCATTATAACGGTCAGTTTATGATAAATACCAATGACGGCTATATCTGGGCTGAAGGAGCCAGAGACTTGCTCTCGGGTACCGATACAAATCCCGATGCAAAAGAATACTTTGATAAGTTTCACCAGTTTAACGATCTCTCTCCAGTAACCTCTGCGGCTTCACAGCTTACTGCTTTTTTTGCCAAGATACTGCCTTTTTCTTTTGAGACAATTATCTTTTATCTGCCGGTGGTACTTGGTTCACTGGTTGTTGTGCCTATTATTTTGATTGCCAAAGATCTCAAAAATCTTGAAATGGGCTTCATCGCTGCACTTTTTGCTTCAATTGCGTGGAGTTATTATAACCGTACAATGGCAGGATATTATGATACCGATATGCTTAATATCGTTCTGCCTGTGTTTCTACTCTGGTCTATCATCTGGGCGATAGATACAAAAAAAGATATCTTTTTACTTATTACCGCCATAGATATTCTTATCTATCGCTGGTGGTATCCGCAGAGTTATTCGTTAGAGTTTTCATTTTTTGGTTTGATTCTTGCCTATACTTTGATATTTGACAGAAAGAGCGGTTACAGTTATAAACTGTTGGCCATTATGATGCTCGCAATGATGAATATTGACGGTTTTATTCGCTTGGGCATTGTCCTTGCCGTTTTTTATACTTTTAAGCAGGAAAAATATGATAAATATCTTTTTTATATTCTAGGTGCTGCCGTAATAGGATTTTTATTCTCTGGTGGACTTGAGCCTATTTGGCTACAACTCAAAGGGTATGTTTTTAGAAACAATGTGAGCAGCGAGACAAAAGGTTTGGGACTGCACTTTTTTACCGTTATGCAGACAGTGCGTGAAGCGGGTAAAATTCCGTTTGAGACCTTTGCAAACCGTATAAGCGGAAGTGAGACTGTTTTTGTTCTCTCTTTATTTGGATATATCTATCTGCTCTATAAAAAGCCAATTATGCTCTTTTCACTGCCGCTTGCAGGACTGGGATTTTTAGCGTATGTCGGCGGGCTTCGTTTTACTATTTATGCTGTGCCTGTTTTGGCTTTTGGTATTGCATTTATTATCACTGAGATTGCGCAGAAGTTTATAGAACAGATTGGTGTGCAGGGTGCTCAGGCTAATCGTATCAGATTTTTGCTGATGACTATTCTTACATTGGGCATTCTCTATCCAAACTATAAACATATTGAGGCCTATAAGGTGCCGACCGTTTTTACAGCGGATGAAGTAAAGGTTTTGGATGAACTCGGCAAAAAAGCAAATAGAAATGATTATGTCGTCTCTTGGTGGGATTACGGTTATCCTATTCGCTTTTATGCAGATGTAAAAACGTTAGTAGATGGTGGAAAACACAGCGGTAGTGTGAATTTTCCAGTCAGTTTTATGCTCACGCAGCCACAAGTCGAAGCAGCGAAAATGGCACGCCTTGATGTGGAGTACACAGAAAAAACATATACATTTCAAAAAGAACATAAAAAAGAGATACAAGATAAGAATCTGACAATCTTTTCAAATATTGAACAGATGACAAAAGATTATGGATTTACGAATACAAATGAGTTCTTAAAGAGCTTGAATTCGGACATAAAGTTACCAAAGAAAACAAGAGATGTCTATTTCTATCTGCCTTTTAGAATGGTTAATATCTATCCGACTGTGACACTTTTTTCAAATCTTAACCTTATGAATGGTGCTCAGAAAAAACAGCCTTTTTTCTTTGTAAGCCGAAACTTTAGGGATGACGGAAAAAGAATTCAGTTGGGAGCTAATATTTTCTTAGATAAAAGAAACCTCATGCTTACATTGGGCAATAAAACAGTGCCGATTCGACGCTTTGTAAGAACATACTATGACAAAAGCATGCATCTGCATAAAGATGTACAGCTGGTTAATTTTACATCTGATATCAATGTCATCTATATGTCAAATTACAACACTTTTTTGATTGTAGATGAAAATACATACAATTCGACTTATATTCAATTGATGGTGTTGGAAAATTATGACAAAAGTCTTTTTGAACCGGTGATACTCTCTCCGAGTGCAAAAGTTTATAAGTTGAAAATTTAA
- a CDS encoding glycosyltransferase family 2 protein, with protein MDITVVIPTYNRYAFLRRALESVFSQSYLAKEVIVIDDGSSDETSKIQNDFPTIKYIYQENSGVSAARNRGINEAGNEWIAFLDSDDTWHKEKLREQANFHKQNPDILMSYTDEVWIRNGKEIKLPKKYCKIGCDAFLENLSYCNIAPSSVLIHKKIFEQIGFFDEDLEVCEDYDLWLRIASKHKIGYIPHKLINKYAGHTDQLSFKHWGMDRWRVGTLEKLLSGLENRERKEQIKEELIKKYTLLYKGARKYDKIQEIQLYENKLEQLKG; from the coding sequence TTGGATATAACGGTTGTGATTCCAACGTATAACCGCTATGCCTTTTTACGTAGAGCTCTAGAGTCTGTATTTTCGCAGAGCTATTTAGCAAAAGAGGTTATTGTCATTGATGACGGCTCTTCTGATGAGACTTCAAAGATTCAAAATGACTTTCCAACTATAAAATATATCTATCAAGAAAATTCCGGGGTATCTGCTGCTCGCAATCGCGGCATAAATGAGGCAGGAAATGAGTGGATAGCCTTTTTAGATTCTGATGATACCTGGCATAAAGAGAAGTTGCGTGAGCAAGCGAACTTTCATAAACAAAATCCGGATATTTTGATGAGTTACACAGATGAGGTTTGGATACGAAATGGTAAAGAGATAAAACTACCAAAAAAATATTGTAAAATTGGATGTGATGCTTTTTTGGAAAATCTTTCTTATTGCAATATCGCTCCATCTTCAGTCCTGATACATAAAAAAATTTTTGAACAGATCGGTTTTTTTGATGAAGATTTAGAGGTTTGTGAAGATTATGACTTATGGCTGCGTATAGCATCGAAACACAAAATAGGCTATATCCCTCACAAGTTAATAAATAAATATGCAGGTCACACCGATCAGCTTAGTTTTAAACATTGGGGCATGGATAGATGGCGGGTTGGAACGCTTGAAAAATTGCTATCTGGGCTTGAAAATAGAGAAAGAAAAGAGCAGATAAAAGAAGAACTCATAAAAAAATATACTTTGTTATACAAAGGTGCTCGTAAATATGATAAAATACAAGAGATTCAATTATATGAAAACAAATTAGAACAACTGAAGGGTTGA
- the mqnE gene encoding aminofutalosine synthase MqnE — protein sequence MSKRINFEDAVKLYDADFFELGAMADAKRQELHGKKTYFNINRHINPTNVCADVCKFCAYSATRKNPNQYTMSHEEIMRIVDEIVGHNAKEVHIVSAHNPNVTLDWYLEIFKKIKEKYPDLHVKALTAAEVDFLSRHHGLSYDEVLDLMVENGVDSMPGGGAEIFDEKVRDYICKGKVTSDQWFEIHRKWHERGKKSNVTMLFGHVESRENRIDHMMRIRELQNITGGFNAFIPLVYQTENNYLKIEKAITANEILKTYAISRLVLDNVPNIKAYWVTSTVNLALVAQEFGANDLDGTIEKESINSAAGAKSANGVDVEEFTALIKNSGFIPVERDSIYNEIKVW from the coding sequence ATGAGTAAAAGAATAAATTTTGAAGATGCAGTGAAACTATATGATGCAGATTTTTTTGAACTTGGTGCAATGGCGGATGCCAAACGTCAGGAACTTCACGGTAAAAAGACCTACTTTAATATCAATCGCCATATAAATCCTACAAATGTCTGTGCAGATGTCTGTAAATTCTGTGCTTACTCGGCAACACGTAAAAATCCGAATCAGTATACGATGAGTCATGAAGAGATTATGAGGATTGTTGATGAAATTGTCGGGCATAACGCAAAAGAAGTGCATATCGTCTCTGCACATAATCCTAATGTTACACTCGATTGGTATTTGGAGATTTTTAAAAAGATAAAAGAGAAATACCCTGATCTGCATGTAAAAGCTTTGACGGCTGCCGAGGTGGATTTTCTTTCACGCCATCATGGGCTTAGCTATGATGAAGTGCTTGACCTTATGGTAGAAAACGGCGTAGACTCCATGCCGGGCGGCGGTGCTGAGATATTTGACGAGAAGGTGCGTGATTATATCTGCAAGGGAAAAGTGACGTCAGATCAGTGGTTTGAGATTCACAGAAAGTGGCATGAACGCGGGAAAAAGTCCAATGTTACAATGCTTTTTGGACATGTTGAGTCGCGTGAGAATAGAATTGACCATATGATGCGAATACGTGAGCTGCAGAATATTACAGGTGGATTTAATGCTTTTATTCCTCTTGTGTATCAAACGGAAAATAATTATTTGAAAATTGAAAAAGCAATTACGGCAAATGAGATACTCAAAACCTATGCAATTTCTCGCTTAGTGCTTGACAATGTACCAAATATTAAAGCCTACTGGGTGACTTCAACGGTCAATCTCGCTCTTGTCGCGCAGGAGTTTGGTGCGAATGATTTGGACGGTACGATTGAAAAAGAGTCCATAAACTCTGCAGCGGGCGCAAAAAGTGCCAACGGTGTCGATGTAGAAGAGTTTACCGCCCTCATCAAAAACAGCGGCTTTATTCCGGTTGAACGTGACAGTATCTATAATGAGATAAAGGTCTGGTAG
- the lsrK gene encoding autoinducer-2 kinase: MKQQYLLAIDAGTGSVRAVIFDTEGNQIAVAQQEWMHLEEAGVPDSMSFDFHNNWKLTCEVIAYAVKKAEIDPDDIAALSATSMREGIVLYDKDGRELWGVANVDARASEEVKYLKEKFPEIEEQFYETSGQTFALGALPRLLWLKNNRPEIYEKVAHISMIGDWILAKLSGVIVVDPSNAGTTGIFSLASRKWDISMAQKVGIKDDIFVPVYETGTVIGNVTQEAAQATGLSSLTQVVMGGGDVQLGSTGLGVVKEGDVAVLGGSFWQQVVNIKSDVKPPKDMSVRVNPHVIEGLSQAEGITFFSGLVMRWFRDAFCALEKQEAHEQGCDVYEILEEKAKAVPAGSYEILPIFSDSMKYGKWYHAAPSFLNLGLESEKYNTISMFRALEENAAIVSSINLEKIEAFSGVKIKELVFAGGASKGALWSQILADVTGCSVKIPKVREATALGAAMAAGVGAGIYESLEDAAKKLVVWEKTYLPNAKNKKVYDGLKEKWQKAYEVQLKLVDDNITTSMWKAPGL, from the coding sequence ATGAAACAACAATACTTACTGGCAATAGATGCAGGAACGGGCTCTGTCCGTGCTGTGATTTTTGATACCGAAGGCAATCAGATAGCTGTTGCACAACAAGAGTGGATGCATCTTGAAGAAGCGGGTGTACCGGATTCTATGAGCTTTGATTTTCATAATAATTGGAAACTTACCTGTGAAGTGATTGCTTACGCAGTTAAAAAGGCAGAGATTGACCCTGATGATATTGCGGCATTGAGTGCAACAAGCATGCGTGAGGGAATTGTTCTTTATGATAAAGATGGACGTGAGCTATGGGGTGTGGCAAATGTTGACGCTAGAGCTTCTGAAGAAGTTAAATATCTTAAAGAGAAGTTTCCTGAGATAGAAGAGCAGTTTTATGAAACAAGCGGACAGACCTTTGCGTTAGGCGCATTGCCGCGTCTTTTGTGGTTGAAAAACAATCGACCTGAAATCTATGAAAAAGTAGCACATATTTCTATGATTGGTGATTGGATCTTGGCAAAACTCTCTGGTGTCATTGTCGTTGATCCGAGCAATGCCGGAACGACCGGAATATTTTCACTCGCCTCACGCAAGTGGGATATTTCTATGGCGCAAAAAGTGGGCATTAAAGATGATATTTTTGTACCGGTTTATGAGACAGGAACAGTTATTGGCAATGTCACACAAGAAGCAGCGCAAGCGACAGGACTAAGCAGCCTCACGCAGGTAGTGATGGGTGGCGGTGATGTACAGCTTGGTTCTACCGGACTTGGTGTAGTGAAAGAGGGTGATGTCGCTGTGCTTGGCGGTTCGTTTTGGCAGCAGGTAGTCAACATCAAAAGTGATGTTAAACCACCCAAAGATATGAGTGTGCGTGTCAATCCACATGTCATTGAAGGGCTCTCTCAGGCTGAGGGCATTACATTTTTCAGCGGTCTTGTGATGCGCTGGTTTCGTGATGCTTTTTGTGCACTTGAAAAGCAAGAAGCACATGAGCAGGGATGTGATGTTTATGAAATTTTAGAAGAAAAAGCGAAAGCTGTACCGGCTGGTTCTTATGAAATATTGCCGATTTTTTCTGACTCTATGAAGTATGGCAAATGGTATCACGCAGCTCCGAGTTTTTTAAATCTTGGACTTGAGAGTGAAAAATACAATACTATCTCAATGTTTCGAGCACTGGAAGAAAATGCTGCCATTGTCTCTAGTATAAATCTTGAAAAGATAGAAGCGTTTAGCGGTGTGAAGATAAAAGAGCTTGTTTTTGCAGGCGGAGCAAGTAAGGGTGCATTGTGGTCGCAGATATTAGCTGATGTGACAGGATGCAGTGTTAAAATTCCAAAGGTGCGTGAGGCAACGGCTCTCGGAGCAGCGATGGCGGCAGGTGTAGGAGCCGGTATCTATGAAAGTTTGGAAGATGCGGCTAAGAAGCTGGTTGTTTGGGAAAAAACTTACTTGCCAAATGCAAAGAACAAAAAAGTTTATGATGGGCTAAAAGAGAAGTGGCAAAAAGCATATGAAGTGCAATTAAAGCTAGTTGATGATAATATCACGACTTCAATGTGGAAAGCTCCAGGACTTTAA
- a CDS encoding class II aldolase/adducin family protein gives MDNLYSDSEAAKCKSNLDLRVYTSNLLGSNDELVLHGGGNTSVKGDIDGIDVLHVKGSGWNLADIKAEGFAPVRLDALLEMAKEESLSDSEMVARQKEAMMNSSAPNPSVEAILHALIPYKFVDHTHADAIVTISNTINGDEHIVKLFPNFLIVDYVMPGFELAHKIYELTKNMNWDEIEGIILHNHGIFTFDDDAKKSYTKMIDAVTKAEQFLDENATVEIVHKYVHSDCDIGRVVNTMGAYKGHEVHIAINQTPLAAFYASQPNLREFASRGVLTPEHIIRTKRVPLIMEDTDLIGGIERYIKAYTEYFNKYATDEVMLNPAPNYMIIKNLAVVSFGKSREEAKIIYDIVEHTMLAVLRADKLGGYKSISEKDSFAMEYWELEQAKLKK, from the coding sequence ATGGATAATTTATACAGCGACAGTGAAGCGGCAAAGTGCAAGAGTAATCTGGACCTGCGTGTCTATACTTCCAACCTTTTAGGTTCCAATGATGAACTTGTCCTTCACGGCGGGGGCAATACCTCTGTAAAAGGAGATATAGACGGCATTGATGTCCTGCATGTGAAAGGGAGCGGCTGGAATCTGGCTGACATCAAAGCAGAAGGATTTGCACCGGTACGATTGGATGCACTTTTAGAGATGGCAAAAGAAGAGTCATTAAGTGATTCTGAGATGGTAGCACGTCAAAAAGAGGCGATGATGAACTCCTCAGCGCCAAATCCTTCTGTAGAAGCGATACTCCATGCCCTGATTCCGTACAAATTCGTAGATCATACGCATGCCGATGCCATTGTGACCATCTCAAACACTATCAACGGTGATGAGCATATTGTCAAGCTTTTTCCAAACTTTTTGATCGTTGATTATGTTATGCCAGGCTTTGAATTGGCACATAAAATCTATGAGCTGACTAAAAATATGAACTGGGATGAGATAGAGGGTATAATCTTGCATAATCATGGAATATTTACCTTTGATGACGATGCAAAAAAATCTTATACAAAAATGATAGATGCCGTCACAAAAGCAGAGCAGTTTTTGGATGAAAATGCAACTGTAGAGATCGTGCATAAGTATGTTCACAGTGACTGTGATATAGGCCGTGTTGTCAATACAATGGGTGCATATAAAGGTCATGAAGTCCATATCGCCATTAACCAGACGCCGCTTGCTGCCTTTTATGCAAGTCAGCCAAATCTGAGAGAATTTGCCTCACGCGGAGTACTGACACCGGAGCATATCATTCGTACCAAGAGAGTGCCGCTTATTATGGAAGATACGGATCTTATTGGCGGTATTGAGAGATATATTAAAGCATATACAGAGTATTTCAACAAGTACGCCACTGATGAGGTAATGCTCAATCCCGCACCGAATTACATGATTATTAAAAATCTGGCCGTCGTCAGTTTTGGAAAGTCGCGTGAGGAAGCAAAGATTATTTATGACATAGTTGAACATACAATGCTAGCAGTACTTCGGGCAGATAAACTCGGCGGCTATAAAAGCATAAGTGAGAAAGATAGTTTTGCGATGGAGTACTGGGAACTAGAACAGGCGAAATTGAAAAAGTAA
- a CDS encoding putative quinol monooxygenase, translating to MTITKRVTFIAKEGCEAKMKELLAAMVKPSKAEQGCIFYEIFQYENNRRKFMAVETWENEATLDGHKASAHYAVYKSSYEPYCEKKYTDELEVLG from the coding sequence ATGACAATCACAAAAAGAGTGACATTTATTGCAAAAGAGGGATGTGAAGCAAAGATGAAAGAGCTGCTTGCAGCTATGGTAAAACCGAGCAAAGCAGAACAGGGATGTATTTTTTACGAGATATTTCAGTATGAGAACAATAGAAGAAAATTTATGGCAGTAGAGACGTGGGAAAATGAGGCTACTCTTGATGGACATAAAGCTTCTGCTCACTATGCAGTTTATAAATCGAGCTATGAGCCATACTGTGAGAAAAAATATACAGATGAACTAGAAGTATTGGGGTAG